One window from the genome of Leptospira levettii encodes:
- the trxA gene encoding thioredoxin — MRFKRRFRNMALTEINDANFKQETANGVVLVDCWAEWCGPCRMVAPVLDELSQEMADIKITKLNVDFNQKTAQELGIQSIPTLLLYKDGVLVDKAIGALPKPQIKKFIENHK, encoded by the coding sequence ATACGTTTCAAAAGGAGATTTCGAAATATGGCACTTACAGAAATCAATGACGCCAATTTCAAACAAGAAACTGCAAATGGCGTGGTTTTAGTAGATTGTTGGGCAGAATGGTGTGGACCATGCAGAATGGTGGCTCCGGTTCTTGACGAACTTTCGCAAGAAATGGCGGATATCAAAATTACAAAACTCAATGTTGATTTCAACCAAAAGACAGCGCAAGAGTTGGGAATCCAATCCATCCCTACCCTTCTACTCTATAAAGATGGAGTTTTAGTAGACAAAGCAATTGGTGCTTTACCAAAACCGCAAATTAAAAAATTTATAGAAAATCACAAGTAG